One Peromyscus leucopus breed LL Stock chromosome 6, UCI_PerLeu_2.1, whole genome shotgun sequence genomic region harbors:
- the Them5 gene encoding acyl-coenzyme A thioesterase THEM5 isoform X3: MMRIGFQRVARLVHHKALQRNPHLLPGLHQASAFGSSTDSLVARFCPENTDLKDYALPNASWNPDMLSLYQEFLEKTKSDRWIKLPSFKSNREHIQGLKLPSGLVAASDKQDWRIFTRCIQLEGQGYEYVIFFHPSEKKSVCLFQPGPYLEGAPGFAHGGSLAAMMDETFSKTAYLAGEGLFTLSLNIRFKNPGSEINLCHSTPRTNKTVPEPRAAS; this comes from the exons ATGATGAGGATAGGCTTCCAGAGGGTGGCAAGACTTGTCCACCACAAAGCTCTCCAGAGAAACCCCCATCTCCTGCCTGGACTCCACCAGGCCTCAGCATTCGGATCCTCCACAGACTCCCTG GTTGCAAGATTCTGTCCAGAGAACACAGATTTAAAGGATTATGCCCTTCCCAATGCCAGCTGGAATCCAGATATGCTGAGCCTGTACCAAGAATTTCTGGAGAAAACCAAGTCAGACAGGTGGATCAAACTACCCTCCTTCAAGTCCAACAGAGAACATATCCAGGGGCTTAAGCTCCCATCCGGGCTGGTAGCTGCCTCAG acAAACAGGACTGGCGCATCTTTACCAGATGCATCCAACTGGAAGGACAAGGCTATGAATATGTCATCTTTTTCCACCCATCTGAGAAGAAGTCAGTCTGTCTTTTCCAGCCAGGCCCCTACCTGGAGGGGGCACCAGG GTTTGCCCACGGAGGGTCACTGGCGGCCATGATGGATGAGACATTTTCTAAAACTGCCTATCTGGCTGGAGAAGGACTATTCACACTAAGTCTCAACATCAGGTTTAAAAA TCCTGGGTCAGAAATCAACCTCTGCCATTCAACACCAAGAACCAACAAAACAGTCCCTGAACCTAGGGCTGCTT CCTGA
- the Them5 gene encoding acyl-coenzyme A thioesterase THEM5 isoform X1, protein MMRIGFQRVARLVHHKALQRNPHLLPGLHQASAFGSSTDSLVARFCPENTDLKDYALPNASWNPDMLSLYQEFLEKTKSDRWIKLPSFKSNREHIQGLKLPSGLVAASDKQDWRIFTRCIQLEGQGYEYVIFFHPSEKKSVCLFQPGPYLEGAPGFAHGGSLAAMMDETFSKTAYLAGEGLFTLSLNIRFKKCFPSAAAGRRAIPAAMTMPSAELTVMTRSTWDHHLTDKGPRTQVADEGEGTFITPSSAQKPVIGIKIVHGSEMAQQ, encoded by the exons ATGATGAGGATAGGCTTCCAGAGGGTGGCAAGACTTGTCCACCACAAAGCTCTCCAGAGAAACCCCCATCTCCTGCCTGGACTCCACCAGGCCTCAGCATTCGGATCCTCCACAGACTCCCTG GTTGCAAGATTCTGTCCAGAGAACACAGATTTAAAGGATTATGCCCTTCCCAATGCCAGCTGGAATCCAGATATGCTGAGCCTGTACCAAGAATTTCTGGAGAAAACCAAGTCAGACAGGTGGATCAAACTACCCTCCTTCAAGTCCAACAGAGAACATATCCAGGGGCTTAAGCTCCCATCCGGGCTGGTAGCTGCCTCAG acAAACAGGACTGGCGCATCTTTACCAGATGCATCCAACTGGAAGGACAAGGCTATGAATATGTCATCTTTTTCCACCCATCTGAGAAGAAGTCAGTCTGTCTTTTCCAGCCAGGCCCCTACCTGGAGGGGGCACCAGG GTTTGCCCACGGAGGGTCACTGGCGGCCATGATGGATGAGACATTTTCTAAAACTGCCTATCTGGCTGGAGAAGGACTATTCACACTAAGTCTCAACATCAGGTTTAAAAA GTGTTTTCCTTCAGCTGCAGCTGGAAGAAGAGCCATCCCAGCAGCAATGACTATGCCTTCAGCAGAGTTGACAGTAATGACGCGATCTACCTGGGACCACCACCTAACAGATAAGGGTCCCAGGACTCAGGTGGCCGATGAGGGAGAAGGCACTTTTATCACCCCATCATCAGCCCAAAAACCTGTAATTGGAATCAAAATTGTCCACGggtcagagatggctcagcagtaa
- the Them5 gene encoding acyl-coenzyme A thioesterase THEM5 isoform X2 — MMRIGFQRVARLVHHKALQRNPHLLPGLHQASAFGSSTDSLVARFCPENTDLKDYALPNASWNPDMLSLYQEFLEKTKSDRWIKLPSFKSNREHIQGLKLPSGLVAASDKQDWRIFTRCIQLEGQGYEYVIFFHPSEKKSVCLFQPGPYLEGAPGFAHGGSLAAMMDETFSKTAYLAGEGLFTLSLNIRFKNLIPVGSLAVLDIQVEKIEDQKLYMSCIAQSRDKQTVYAKSSGVFLQLQLEEEPSQQQ, encoded by the exons ATGATGAGGATAGGCTTCCAGAGGGTGGCAAGACTTGTCCACCACAAAGCTCTCCAGAGAAACCCCCATCTCCTGCCTGGACTCCACCAGGCCTCAGCATTCGGATCCTCCACAGACTCCCTG GTTGCAAGATTCTGTCCAGAGAACACAGATTTAAAGGATTATGCCCTTCCCAATGCCAGCTGGAATCCAGATATGCTGAGCCTGTACCAAGAATTTCTGGAGAAAACCAAGTCAGACAGGTGGATCAAACTACCCTCCTTCAAGTCCAACAGAGAACATATCCAGGGGCTTAAGCTCCCATCCGGGCTGGTAGCTGCCTCAG acAAACAGGACTGGCGCATCTTTACCAGATGCATCCAACTGGAAGGACAAGGCTATGAATATGTCATCTTTTTCCACCCATCTGAGAAGAAGTCAGTCTGTCTTTTCCAGCCAGGCCCCTACCTGGAGGGGGCACCAGG GTTTGCCCACGGAGGGTCACTGGCGGCCATGATGGATGAGACATTTTCTAAAACTGCCTATCTGGCTGGAGAAGGACTATTCACACTAAGTCTCAACATCAGGTTTAAAAA CCTGATCCCCGTgggctctctggctgtcctggacatTCAAGTAGAAAAGATTGAGGACCAGAAGCTGTACATGTCCTGCATCGCCcagagcagagacaagcagactgTCTATGCCAAGTCCTCTG GTGTTTTCCTTCAGCTGCAGCTGGAAGAAGAGCCATCCCAGCAGCAATGA